The following coding sequences are from one Triticum dicoccoides isolate Atlit2015 ecotype Zavitan chromosome 4A, WEW_v2.0, whole genome shotgun sequence window:
- the LOC119287882 gene encoding F-box/LRR-repeat protein At2g43260-like, with amino-acid sequence MADSSGATVFDDLPEWLIVDEILSRLPVKDVLRCRAVRKSWRSGTSTDAFILDHHRHQPSLPIVKHVEGIGRVVRASNNDQKILPILLYAGRSPITGVDLMHCAVCDGLIILAQKPDYYICNPATRKCASLPCPPLQSGFSNDEIVGFYRHQPSGEYRMLWASYSIRIRVELPDYFALTVGSDQPRRIQWQAVSEKGFPTMLARDCPPVHHRGSLHWAVGLNITVFDPVAETFWHMSRPEQLGDMVSLLDTAGGALALCRTDRTYVTLDVWVLQDYDAETWGFHYHINLSAMVASPPLDLRIKYVPRMAVINEHELVIDYPDRVLHCNIDGVFIGNLESEEHGNYLMLTRHRLQESMISLPLFENQEEDAVNKEYPFLIVL; translated from the coding sequence ATGGCAGACAGCAGCGGCGCCACCGTCTTCGACGACCTGCCAGAGTGGCTCATCGTCGATGAGATCCTCTCCCGGTTGCCAGTCAAAGACGTACTCCGCTGCCGCGCCGTCCGCAAGTCGTGGCGCAGCGGCACTTCCACCGACGCCTTCATCCTCGACCACCACCGCCACCAGCCCTCGCTCCCCATCGTCAAACACGTAGAGGGCATCGGCCGCGTCGTGAGAGCCTCCAACAATGATCAAAAGATACTGCCCATCCTACTGTATGCAGGCAGAAGCCCTATTACAGGGGTCGACCTTATGCACTGCGCCGTCTGTGATGGCCTCATCATCCTGGCGCAGAAGCCTGATTATTACATCTGTAACCCGGCCACTCGCAAGTGTGCTTCCCTGCCATGCCCTCCACTACAGTCAGGCTTCAGCAACGACGAAATAGTCGGCTTCTACCGGCACCAGCCATCTGGAGAATATCGGATGCTCTGGGCGTCATACTCCATACGCATCAGGGTTGAGTTGCCTGATTACTTTGCCCTCACAGTGGGATCAGACCAGCCAAGACGCATCCAGTGGCAGGCAGTTTCAGAAAAAGGGTTTCCCACCATGTTGGCCCGTGATTGTCCACCGGTCCATCATCGTGGCAGCCTGCACTGGGCAGTGGGCCTCAACATCACGGTATTTGATCCCGTAGCCGAGACATTCTGGCACATGAGCCGCCCAGAGCAGTTGGGTGATATGGTGTCATTGTTGGATACTGCCGGCGGCGCACTCGCTTTGTGTCGCACGGATCGTACCTATGTCACGTTGGATGTTTGGGTGTTGCAGGACTATGATGCCGAAACCTGGGGCTTTCACTACCATATTAACTTGTCAGCGATGGTGGCATCGCCACCACTTGATTTGAGGATCAAATATGTCCCCAGGATGGCTGTGATCAATGAGCATGAGCTGGTTATCGATTATCCTGACCGTGTGCTGCATTGTAACATTGATGGTGTGTTTATAGGAAATCTGGAAAGCGAAGAGCATGGAAACTACTTGATGCTCACTCGGCATCGTCTCcaagagagcatgatttcacttccaTTGTTTGAAAACCAAGAAGAAGATGCTGTGAACAAGGAGTATCCATTCCTCATAGTGCTATAA